A window of Candidatus Hydrogenedentota bacterium contains these coding sequences:
- a CDS encoding NADH dehydrogenase: MMDLLFLQVLSFLLVLVGLVWAISPLRRFAWLVSLAIPLTCIGWTFLSPGEITPAPWFLMGAHFGLDAIGRPLLALTASIWFAAGIYSRGYLKSQPDSRFYWFFFSLTMAGNLGLLAALDAGSYLTWYTMMSVAAYGLIIHDRKPASIRAGRVYMALTVLGEMLIFAGIAFAVRDSASLLFEDIRRGVAESPNKTLVGFLILTGFGIKLGVMPLHFWLPLAHPAAPTPASAVLSGVMIKTGLVGMLRVLPFGDAGFELLGPTMIVAGLGTAFLAAIFGTTQSNIKAVLAYSSVSQMGLVTTAAGAALLEPGLWIALAPALLWFVLHHAVAKVALFMGCGVVGFPAGSAARRIAITAGLGLAALSIAGLPLTTGFVAKQGLKSALGQSAWGSIFDTLLPLTGITTTLLMARFLYLARPKNSDSPDRLPFSMLATWGILTAGAGINWIWAQPAGIVSKDWLKFTPTYVWTGLWPILGAALLAAALLRLSPVRKRLSRIEVPQGDLVVPISFAVRGVLRALAQAGRCSQACSASMRQRLSGHIRDWPRLPASRLAAWLESEYALLPLLCAISLLMVAILLA; this comes from the coding sequence ATGATGGACCTACTTTTTCTGCAAGTCCTGTCGTTTTTGCTGGTTCTTGTGGGGCTGGTTTGGGCCATCTCGCCGCTGCGCCGGTTCGCCTGGCTTGTCAGTCTCGCGATTCCGTTGACGTGTATTGGCTGGACGTTCCTTTCTCCGGGGGAGATCACCCCGGCGCCCTGGTTTCTCATGGGCGCCCATTTCGGATTGGACGCCATCGGCCGCCCCCTCCTTGCGCTGACCGCGTCGATTTGGTTTGCGGCCGGGATTTACAGTCGGGGCTATCTCAAAAGCCAGCCGGATTCACGGTTTTATTGGTTCTTCTTCAGCCTCACGATGGCCGGTAATCTCGGCCTGCTTGCCGCGCTGGATGCGGGCAGCTACCTCACCTGGTACACGATGATGAGCGTTGCCGCCTACGGGCTCATAATCCATGATCGGAAGCCGGCGAGCATCCGGGCAGGCCGCGTTTATATGGCGTTGACCGTTCTTGGCGAGATGCTTATTTTCGCGGGCATCGCGTTTGCCGTCCGCGATAGCGCGTCGCTGCTCTTCGAAGATATTCGCCGCGGGGTTGCCGAGTCTCCCAATAAGACGCTTGTCGGCTTCCTCATCCTAACCGGATTCGGCATCAAGCTCGGTGTTATGCCGCTGCATTTCTGGCTACCCCTCGCCCACCCGGCCGCGCCCACGCCGGCAAGCGCCGTGCTGAGCGGTGTGATGATTAAGACGGGCCTCGTCGGCATGCTTCGGGTCCTGCCCTTCGGGGATGCCGGGTTCGAACTGCTCGGGCCAACCATGATCGTGGCGGGGCTCGGCACGGCATTCCTGGCCGCGATCTTCGGGACGACGCAGTCAAACATAAAGGCGGTTCTTGCCTACTCCAGCGTCAGCCAGATGGGGCTGGTCACGACGGCCGCTGGCGCGGCGCTACTGGAACCGGGGTTGTGGATCGCACTTGCGCCTGCCCTGTTGTGGTTCGTGCTGCACCATGCGGTAGCGAAGGTGGCCCTGTTCATGGGATGCGGTGTGGTCGGTTTTCCCGCTGGCTCGGCGGCGCGCCGCATCGCAATTACCGCGGGCCTGGGCCTGGCCGCGCTGTCCATTGCCGGCCTGCCCTTGACGACAGGCTTCGTCGCTAAGCAAGGGCTGAAGTCCGCGCTCGGCCAGTCCGCCTGGGGGAGTATTTTCGACACCCTCCTGCCCCTCACCGGCATTACCACGACGCTCTTGATGGCGCGTTTCCTCTACCTGGCTCGCCCGAAAAACTCGGATTCGCCCGATCGCCTCCCCTTCAGTATGCTGGCCACCTGGGGCATCCTCACCGCCGGAGCGGGCATAAACTGGATTTGGGCGCAGCCCGCCGGTATTGTTTCAAAGGACTGGCTCAAGTTCACGCCAACCTATGTCTGGACGGGGCTGTGGCCGATACTGGGCGCCGCTCTGCTGGCCGCCGCGCTCCTGCGCCTGTCTCCGGTCCGCAAACGGCTGTCACGCATCGAGGTCCCCCAGGGGGACCTGGTCGTCCCCATATCGTTCGCGGTCCGGGGCGTTTTGCGTGCGCTCGCGCAGGCGGGCCGCTGTTCTCAAGCGTGTTCAGCCTCAATGCGGCAACGTTTGTCGGGCCATATCCGTGATTGGCCCCGTTTACCGGCGTCCAGACTCGCGGCGTGGCTGGAATCGGAATACGCCTTGTTGCCGCTGCTCTGCGCCATCAGCCTCCTGATGGTGGCTATCCTTTTGGCCTGA